A window of the Halichoerus grypus chromosome 2, mHalGry1.hap1.1, whole genome shotgun sequence genome harbors these coding sequences:
- the LOC118547621 gene encoding LOW QUALITY PROTEIN: small ribosomal subunit protein eS4, X isoform-like (The sequence of the model RefSeq protein was modified relative to this genomic sequence to represent the inferred CDS: substituted 2 bases at 2 genomic stop codons), producing the protein MVHGPKKHLKCVAVPKQWMLDKLTCVFAPHPSTGPHKLRXXLHLIIFLRNRLKYALTGDEVKICLQCFIKIDGKVRTDITYPAGFMDVISTDKSGENFHLIYDTKGRFAVHRITPEKAKYKLWKVRKIFVETKGIPHLVIHDACTIRCPDPLIQRSKKKMDDIDERQAA; encoded by the exons ATGGTTCATGGTCCCAAGAAGCATCTGAAGTGTGTAGCAGTTCCAAAGCAGTGGATGCTGGATAAATTGACCTGTGTGTTTGCCCCTCACCCATCTACTGGTCCCCATAAGCTGAGATAGTGACTCCATCTCATCATTTTCCTAAGGAACAGGCTTAAGTATGCCCTAACAGGGGATGAAGTAAAGATCTGTTTGCAGTGTTTTATTAAGATTGATGGCAAGGTCAGAACTGATATAACCTACCCTGCTGGTTTTATGGATGTCATCAGCACTGACAAGAGTGGGGAGAATTTCCATCTGATCTATGACACCAAGGGTCGCTTTGCTGTTCATCGGATTACACCTGAGAAGGCCAAGTATAAGTTGTGGAAAGTGAGAAAGATCTTTGTGGAGACAAAAGGAATCCCTCATCTGGTGATCCATGATGCTTGCACCATCCGCTGTCCTGATCCCCTCATCCAG agAAGCAAGAAGAAGATGGATGACATAGATGAAAGACAAGCAGCATAG